In Blautia sp. SC05B48, a single genomic region encodes these proteins:
- a CDS encoding LacI family DNA-binding transcriptional regulator, giving the protein MAVTIKDVAALAGVSPSTVSRTCKNNPSISKETKERVRRAMAELGYEPNFQASNLAAQISRSIGIILPPSPKETYENSFYLETIRGISHYCNAHQYISTIVTGQNEEEILNAVRSMSRSGKVDGFIVLYSRVNDSVIDFLFSEGLLYILIGKPAQYTNHTIYIDNDNLLAGQEATEYLYALGHRKIAYLGVDNSLVFSADRKTGYMTALISHGLTVQPEYCIEVPAASQNEFQELRKLLLSEERPTAMLVSDDILALSLERICMEADISIPEDLSILSFNNSLFARLTSPQLTSIDINSGQLGMEAATQMISHIENPSLPATKIIVPHQLIERDSCRRI; this is encoded by the coding sequence TCAGTAAAGAAACCAAGGAACGTGTACGCAGAGCCATGGCGGAGCTTGGCTATGAGCCGAATTTCCAGGCCAGCAACCTGGCAGCACAGATTTCCCGCTCCATCGGTATCATCCTGCCTCCATCCCCAAAGGAGACATACGAGAATTCCTTTTACCTTGAGACGATCCGGGGGATCAGCCACTACTGTAACGCACATCAGTATATCAGCACCATTGTTACCGGTCAGAATGAAGAAGAGATCCTTAACGCAGTACGTTCCATGTCCAGAAGCGGTAAGGTTGACGGATTTATTGTTCTTTATTCCCGTGTGAATGATTCTGTTATTGATTTTCTTTTCAGTGAAGGACTTCTCTATATCCTGATCGGAAAACCGGCACAATACACCAATCATACAATCTATATCGATAATGACAACCTTCTGGCCGGACAGGAGGCAACGGAGTATCTTTATGCTCTGGGCCACCGGAAGATCGCTTATCTGGGTGTAGATAATTCCCTGGTCTTTTCCGCAGACCGCAAAACCGGCTACATGACTGCGCTGATCAGCCACGGATTAACCGTACAGCCCGAATACTGTATAGAGGTTCCTGCCGCTTCCCAGAATGAGTTTCAGGAGCTTCGAAAGCTGCTTTTAAGTGAGGAGCGCCCTACAGCTATGCTTGTCAGTGATGATATTCTGGCGCTTTCCCTGGAGCGGATCTGTATGGAAGCAGATATCTCCATACCGGAGGATCTGTCCATTCTTTCCTTTAACAACTCACTTTTTGCCAGACTGACTTCGCCTCAGCTGACCTCCATTGATATTAACTCCGGGCAGCTTGGAATGGAAGCAGCCACGCAGATGATCAGTCATATCGAAAATCCGAGCCTTCCGGCCACAAAGATCATTGTACCTCACCAGCTGATCGAAAGGGACAGCTGCCGGAGGATCTGA